From the Thermosynechococcus sp. genome, the window GGCGGAGCCCATTTGCTTGGTGCGGGCAAGCCATCAATTGAGTCAATTGCTTCGTCTGCACTGAAGAATGGGGTTGTTTGCCTGAGAGGACATGGGAAAATAGGAAAAACTGCTCCTCACCTAAAACTCTCCATGACCGGTCTATACGAAGCAGAAACAATCGCGATCGCCCGTCAGCTGTGGGCAGCCAGCCAAGGGTCAGGCAACTTTTTTAGCCAACTGCGGGAGCAAATGCGCCTTGAAGATAAGCTCCTCAGCTGGGCCATGGAACATCCGGGTCTGCGGGTACAACTCTTTCGCCTCATTGACTGTCTGCCGAGTCTGCGCAGTAAAACCGAGGTGGCACGCCACTTGCAGGAGTACCTCAGTGACCCCAGTGTGGAGTTGCCGCCCAGCCTGAAAAAACTCTTGAACTTTGCCCAGCCGGATTCCCTGCCCGCCCAAGCGGCGGCAACCACCTTCACAACAGCAGTTCAAGCCCTTGCCCACAAGTACATTGCCGGTGAAACCACTGAGCAGGTGCTGAAAACCATTGGCCGGCTGCGTAAGCAGGGCATGCTGGTGACGATGGATATTCTTGGGGAAGCTGTGATTACGGAGGCAGAGGCACAGCAGTATTGCGATCGCTACCTTGATTTGGTGGAGCACCTCAGTCCCTTGGGCCAACGGGAGGGCGTGAATCCAGTCCAGGTCTCCGTAAAGCTGACGGCCTTTTACTCCCAGTTTGATCCTTTGGATGTTTCTGGCTGCCGTGCCAAGGTGGGAGAGCCGATTCGGCGGCTGTTGCATCGTGCCCAAGAATTGGGGGTGGCGGTGCACTTTGATATGGAACAGTATGCCTACAAAGACATTACCTTGGCGATCCTTAAGGATATTTTGCTAGAGCCAGAGTTTCGCGATCGCGCCGATATTGGGCTAACACTGCAGGCCTATTTGCGGGATAGCTACCAAGATGCCCAAGACCTAATTAGTTGGGTGCAACAGCGGGGCACACCAATCACCGTGCGGGTGGTCAAGGGCGCCTACTGGGATCAGGAACTGATTAGGGCAGTACAACATCATTGGCCATTGCCCGTGTATCAACACAAACAGGACACTGATGCCAACTTTGAGCGCATCATTGAACTGCTCCTGAGTCACCATACGGTTTTGCGTACGGCGATCGCTAGCCATAATGTGCGTTCCCAAGCGCGGGCGATCGCCATCGCTCAACAGCAGCACCTTCCGCCCACAGCCATGGAATGCCAAGTTCTCTACGGCATGGCCGATAAACTGGCCAAGGCACTGGTGGACGCAGGGCAAACGGTGCGGGTCTATTGTCCCTATGGCGATCTCATTCCGGGGATGGCCTACCTGATTCGACGGCTTTTGGAAAATACCGCCAATAGTTCCTTTTTGCGCCAACAGTTGGGGGCTGTGGCCGTTGAGGAATTACTGGCACCACCAAACCCAACGGCAGACTTTGCAGCGGTGAACGTTCATCTGACCACGGGCAAGACTTCAACTTTTGTCAACGCTGCCAATAGTGACTATGCCCGAGCCAGCCAGCGGGAAGCCATGCAAGCGGCCTTAATTCATGTCCATCGCCAACTGGGGCACACCTATACCCCCATCATTAATGGCGATCGCGTCAATCCCCGCGAATACAGTGACTCCCTGAACCCCTCGCAGCCGCAGGAAATAGTCGGTCGTGTCGGCTTGGCCACCATTGAGGATGCCGAGCATGCGATCCGGGCGGCCAAAGCCGCCCAAGCCCAATGGCAACAGACCCCTGTGGCCGAACGGGCAACCCTGCTACGGCGGGCAGCAGATCTCCTAGAGGCACAGCGCCATGAACTGGTGGCTTGGATGTGCTACGAAGTGGGCAAGGTGGTGGCAGAAGGGGATGCCGAAGTTTCCGAAGCCGTTGATTTTTGCCGCTACTACGCCGATGAAATGGAGCGCCTCAGCGGCGGCTATGAGCGCAACGTTCCCGGTGAAACAAACCATTACCACTACCAAGGGCGGGGCATTGCGGTC encodes:
- the pruA gene encoding L-glutamate gamma-semialdehyde dehydrogenase; translation: MTGLYEAETIAIARQLWAASQGSGNFFSQLREQMRLEDKLLSWAMEHPGLRVQLFRLIDCLPSLRSKTEVARHLQEYLSDPSVELPPSLKKLLNFAQPDSLPAQAAATTFTTAVQALAHKYIAGETTEQVLKTIGRLRKQGMLVTMDILGEAVITEAEAQQYCDRYLDLVEHLSPLGQREGVNPVQVSVKLTAFYSQFDPLDVSGCRAKVGEPIRRLLHRAQELGVAVHFDMEQYAYKDITLAILKDILLEPEFRDRADIGLTLQAYLRDSYQDAQDLISWVQQRGTPITVRVVKGAYWDQELIRAVQHHWPLPVYQHKQDTDANFERIIELLLSHHTVLRTAIASHNVRSQARAIAIAQQQHLPPTAMECQVLYGMADKLAKALVDAGQTVRVYCPYGDLIPGMAYLIRRLLENTANSSFLRQQLGAVAVEELLAPPNPTADFAAVNVHLTTGKTSTFVNAANSDYARASQREAMQAALIHVHRQLGHTYTPIINGDRVNPREYSDSLNPSQPQEIVGRVGLATIEDAEHAIRAAKAAQAQWQQTPVAERATLLRRAADLLEAQRHELVAWMCYEVGKVVAEGDAEVSEAVDFCRYYADEMERLSGGYERNVPGETNHYHYQGRGIAVVISPWNFPLAIPTGMTVAALVTGNCTILKPADPAAVVAAKLAEILIAAGLPPGVFQFLPGRGSVIGPYLTKHPDVHLIAFTGSQEVGCRLIAEAAVLQRGQTHIKRVIAEMGGKNAIIIDESADLDQAVAGVVQSAFGYSGQKCSACSRVIVLESIYDPFVQRLVAATQSLNIGPAHLPSTRVGPVVTAAARDRIRQYIAKGQREAELALSVPVPEVGYFVSPTIFTNVPPTATIAQAEIFGPVLAVLRAATFSQALEIANATAYALTGGLYSRTPSHIQQAKAQFAVGNLYINRGITGAIVDRQPFGGFKLSGIGSKAGGRDYLLQFLEPRVITENVQRQGFAPIAGVDD